Within Nostoc flagelliforme CCNUN1, the genomic segment CTCCAGTACTTCCAGAATAGCGCCCCGGTGTTCTTTGCAAGTTTTGGACTTGAGCAAGTGGGCGAGATACTGGCAAGCTTCATCAATAAATAAGATGTCATAAGCCTGTAAATCGTTCGCCATTTTATACAGCGAGTCTACCGTGATGCTGAGAGCTTTTGCTTTAGCCCAATCACCGCAAGAAATCGCAGAGTACATGGCAGTTTGCAAGCGATCGCTGAGATTTTTCAAGAGAGTCACCCGATGCCCGTTGTTCAAAAAGCTCAAGTCTGGGTTATCTCTTCTGATCATTGCCAAGATTTCAGTCTTGCCAGTCCCCATATCAGAAGCTAAACCCACTAACCCAGATTGAGGCAGGGAGCGGATGACCGTGGAAAGATAGCGGGTATTAACTATCACATTGGGTTTGAATTTGTGGAGTCCCCTGGCGCGATTGACGAAAAATCTTTGGCTTAACTCGCTGATTCTCAAAGCATCAGCAATCATCGTGGACACTGCTTTCTCAGCTTTTTTGCCCAAAGCTACAACCCAATCGTCAATTCCTTTTTCTGGGCCAGGCAGAACTGCCACTTCACACTCGATAGCAAGTTGGAGAATTACTTGACAGGTGCGGCGAGTAGCAGCAAAAACCTGCTGTTTGGTTTTGGGCTTGCTTTCGTAGTCAAAGAGAATGACAAACTTACGCTTGTGTTGAGCCATTGGGACTAAATCAGGGTGCAGGTATTCTAAATCTTCCTTGCCGACTCGACCGTTCCAGATTCCAGGGAGTGCGATCGCGACATACCCTAAAGTTAAGAGACAAGCCGCTTTCTTCTCGCCCTCCGTAAGGCATACTGGGATTTCGGGGTGTTCCATGACCCAAGCCCAGAATCCTAATGCTTCACCTTCTTGTGTTACTGTGATCAGTTCTGGCATCGGCACGTCGTAGCGAAGTGATACCAACTTCCAGATATGTAGGGGGACTCTCAGATAGGTAACGCGGTTTGGCGTTTTCGGTGGGGACTCGTACTTGACTGGCTTTTGGGTTTGTTCCTGTGTAGTCTTGTCGAATTCCAAGCGAGGGCAATCGGGTTTCATCCGTCCCCAGTCCATCGGTAGCCAGGAGTTGAGCGGGTCAAGTCCACTAGCCCACCATGCACACTTTATGTGAGCATATCGTTGTAAGTAGCTATCACGCAGTCGTCCATCGTTACGTCTGGCAGTTTGGGGCAGGGCGTATAAAAGGTATTCGTAGATTTCATCCCCACTTAGAGAGCGGACATTTAGCTCGGTAAGTGTGGGGTCAACGGCGGAATTGACTACCCATTCATGCCAATGCCTCGGTTCTAACTGACTATTGGGATTTTGATGTGCATCGATAATATTGATCGTTTGATGTGCATCCTGGAGCTTAGGTAATGGAGGCAAACTTAAATGATGTTTTGTGAATTCGCTACTGTTATCAAGGAAGGTAGTCGGCTCCTGATTCGCACTCCTGGGAGGAAAACTGACCTCTCTCAAGTACCGCGACCAATCTCTTAAAGGGTTTAAGACCTCCACTGTTGCGTCAGCTTCCCGTAGGGGATCAGACTTGGGGGCTGCTCCCTCACTAGAGGTCGAATCCCCGGCGGGAATTTGAGGTTTGCCGTAATTGGCATCTAATAAGCGACGGCGTTTTGCTTCTCCCATACAGCATTTACTCCTTTAAAGTGAGTGAAAATCAATCGAATTGGTCTGATATTTTTAAAGGACGGACAGGACAAAAAATCTTGATGAAGAAGAGGTATTTGTAAAACGCAGGGGGATTTAAGGAATTTCTTGGTTGAGTCAGGGGAGGTGTGTTCGGCAATATCTCCTCCTTCTCCCCACACTGCTCTCTAAGGGCTGCCCCCTACCAAGAGCCTCTTCTTTGAGCCTTAGTAGTACGCACGAACTAGTTCACGGCATTATACATGATTTGGAGAATCACAATTATTTCCCCCCGGTGTGTGGTCGAAACGTCAGATTAATACGGGTGCTAACCACTTTGTTGGTCTTGGGAACTTGATGAAGGTGAGTTGATTGACAACTCCTGTGCATCACGAGCAAGCTGCCGTGTTCCAGCCAGAACTCAGTAGGTTTGCCATTTCTCGGTTTAATTTGAAACTTGCGAACAGACCCCAGACTTACTGAAGCAATCGCAGGGTTAAATCCCATCGATGGTTCATTGTCAGAATGCCAACCGATTGAATCAGTCCCCGTGCGGTACTGGTTGCCAATGACTATGCGGAATTTGTAGCCGGTGAATGTGGTGATGGAGTCCCGCAAGCTAGACAGATTGTCTGTCCAAGTAAGGGGTTTTAAGAACACGCTGTTGGAGTAAAGATAATCACATCCAGCATCACCGTAAATACATTCAAGGCGAGGGACGGGCATTGTTTTACCCAACATTCTGATTTGGTTCTGCTGCCACTCCAGTTTCAAACAGTGTTGGTAGAGTGAGTTGGCAAGTTCCTGACTTAAGAAATCGGGATAATAAGTGACTGGTAAAACTGGGGCTAATTCAGCAAATAAATTGAGTTGTTGCATGGTAGTTTTCTGCAATTAAAAAACGTGTGCTGAAGCAATTGCTGTTAGTTTTAGTTGCTGGAGAATACTTCACGTTTCTTGAGATACTTGCTCCCAATACTCAACAACTCTCATCATGGGCTTGCTGTAACACTTGGGGGAGTAAAAATAACGGGATTTCCCAAGCCGCAATAACACTAAAAGCATTACATTCTGCTAGTTCAACTCGAATACATTCTGGTAAATTGCTCATCTTAAACTTGAGCGAATGATCTTCGTTATCTGGTAGCTGAACAAAAAAATAATCGTCGTGCATGATATCGGCAACAAGACCATATTTTTCTGCCAAGGTTTTTCGTAGAGTGTTCATAATGAAAGATTGGGTTAAGTAAGGAATTATTGAGAGATAACTTTTACTATTTCGGGCAACCAGCGCAGTTGAAAAACAGTTTGGTTTGAGGATTTGGCGACTGCGGGAACCATGCGACCCCATTGCTTACCAGATTCAGTAGGACGATAGGGAATTTTCTTGTCATCAGTTCTGTATTGCAGTCCCGAATTTAGTAAGCAGTGGTTAACAGCCCGTGCAGACATTCCCACTACCTCACCAATTTGTGTTGGGTTGAGAAATGCATCTTCGGAAACATTTGTAACTGCGATCGCAGTTTTTAATTCATCTGCTGCTGGCTTAAGTGCGGGGTTAATTCTAGTGGCGGCATTAACTGCTAACTGGGCAGTAAGAGATTTTTCTAATCCGGCAAATTCCCCCAACATCATTGCCAACTGTGCGGCTTCGTGGGATAGGGCTAATGAATGTGTTGGTTCTTGCTGTTGTACTGGCTCTACTTGAGTTGAGAGCATCACTTTCATTAAGGTTCTGTTAGCCCAGATGCGGAACTCGACAGACACCCATCGAGCTAAATCAATGGCGATTTCTGGGTGAATCCAAGTGCTTTGTTCGCTTCCGTATCCCTGGATATCTATCACCAATAACGATATGAGGATCTTCATATCGTTAGAAAGTGCTTGCAAATACTGCTTTGTAGACTTTAGCTTCGTGTAATCAGCTAAGAATTTCCCGTTAGCTTTGCACATCTGACTTGCATTCACATAGCCTTTGGGTACAGCATATCTACCTATTTCCCCATCTTGAGGCATTTGATTAATTTCTGAGTCGTGCCAAAAATGTGTCAACATGATTCATTCCCTGGTTATTGAACAAATAATTGATTCAGGTATTTACCCGCACTAAACTTTTTTCACCAACTAATGAGAAACGATTAGATATAGTCGGTGTATTAATTAACGTTGGCGACATCAATTCAACCATGTAAAACCAAGAATTATGCACCAGCGCAATCCCCAGAATCAGCCGTTGTTTTGTTCCCTTGTCGTGAGAGCAGAGGATCACTCTTTCACCCAGAACAAAAGCAGGTTTTTGCACTTTGATGGCTTCTAATTCTCCCGTCCCGATGATTTGGTTCTGTGTAGCGTGGAGTATTTCTTTTCCGCAATCAATTGAATAAATCCAACATTCGTGTTTCCATTGCATCCCGCAGCAGTAACCAAATGTTCTTGTTGTGCGGAGAAAAACTCTCTCCAGTAAATTAACTGCAACAGGCGGAATTGTTTGTCCCCAAGGTGGGGAAAGATACCAACTTGTTTGAAGTGCATTAATATGGTCAATCATGCTTGTTTCCCTAATAAGTAATTAATGGCTTCGGAGTCAATAGAGGCAATACGCTTTTTTAGATGTTGTGGCGGGTTATCAAAAAACTGTTTTAAATGCCATCGACGAACTTGATAACGCTTAGAAGAACGTCGGCTAGTTTTCAACCAACCACGTCTGACCCAACCAGAAACGGTGGTGGAATGCACACATAGAACACGGGCGATTTCAGCACTACTATAGTTATCGAGAAAGGGGCTTGTAGAATAACCTAAAGCCCAAAGCTTAGTAGCGATAGCAATTGGAGTACGAAAATACCCATGTCTTTTTAAGATTGAGGCTATTTGTTTAGGGGTGTAAAGTTCAGCCTTTGCCTCAATAATTCCTAGTTCTTCATCAGTCCATTTTGTATGCATTTGATTACCTCCCATATTTATGCAGATTTAGCATCAGACTGTTCTTGTAGAATCCGAGCGCTGATTGATTCAAAATCTACTTGAAAAATGTTCATCTCAGTCTGCATTTCCCCAGTGTTATAGCGGTCTACGATGTGCTGCTTAATTGCGGATTCCGAAAGCTCATCAGGGATATCGATGTGCGCTTCACTTATGATTTTTTCAACAACTGTAACGATGGCTCTCATGGTTAATTCCTATCTGATTAATGGAGGATTCAGAAATCAAAATTATTCTGAATCCTGGCTTCTGATTTACACTGCTCCGGCTTTTGCCGCTTGCACCTGCTGCATCCATGCGTTGATTGCTGTTAACTCATCAGCACCTAAGCCAACAGCATCAACAACCTGCTTTTGATACAAAGATTCAGCATGATTGGGATATTCACACTTGTCTGCTGCCCAAGCCAAACACATTGTTTTTACCAGTTCATTAATCTTGCTGATATGAAGTAAACTTGGGCGGTCAACATCCTGAAATTGCAACCACTCTCTGACCAAATCAAGTGGATAATCAAGCAAGGTGCGAATATTTTTGATTCGTAAATCTTGAGGATGTACTGGTTGAGGAACTACGCTAAGTTTTGGTGTGGATGGAGTAGTTGAGGAATTCCCAGCTAATAAAATTTGAATGTCATGAATAATTGTTGCCCAATCTAAATCTCTACTCCATTCCCTATAAATCTTGGTTTTACTTGTAGCATCGTAAAGATTGCAGAAAACCGTGTTCTCGTCGCCAGCATTAGCAACGATAATCAGTGGTTTGGAGAAAACTTGGATTAATGAGGCAGCAAGAAGAAAGCTTTTAGCAAAATTGGTTTCAATGCCAGTTCTGATAACGTAAAGTTCATCGGCACTGACAACAATATCCAGCTTCAGATTATCCTTACCTTTGAATTCTTTAGTGGTCAATCGCAGTTCTGACAGATACCCAGTTAATGCTCTTTGGGTAACAGGGATTTTCTTCTCTTGGCTGATATTAAACTTGTACCAAACGAATGATTCCCCGTCTACTTCACCCTGATTGACAAATAAATAGATGGGTTCGGGAGGGTTGCATAAACCTAGTTTGATTTCAGTAACCATGTTTTGTTGACCTGTGCAATAATTAGTGGTTTGTAACGTAAACTTTCAGTGCTTTACGATTGCTTGAAGAAAAGCTGATATTCAAGCAATCGCTTTTTTACTGGACAGAAAGTTATCGATTCCGCTCTAACTCCCATTGCAGATAAGTCAAAGCAGTTTGAGCATCGGCAATGTTTAAATCTGGCTGATACCCTGCTGACAAGAGTTGTTTGTAATCTGGGTGCGT encodes:
- a CDS encoding alpha-ketoglutarate-dependent dioxygenase AlkB family protein produces the protein MQQLNLFAELAPVLPVTYYPDFLSQELANSLYQHCLKLEWQQNQIRMLGKTMPVPRLECIYGDAGCDYLYSNSVFLKPLTWTDNLSSLRDSITTFTGYKFRIVIGNQYRTGTDSIGWHSDNEPSMGFNPAIASVSLGSVRKFQIKPRNGKPTEFWLEHGSLLVMHRSCQSTHLHQVPKTNKVVSTRINLTFRPHTGGK
- a CDS encoding KilA-N domain-containing protein, which translates into the protein MLTHFWHDSEINQMPQDGEIGRYAVPKGYVNASQMCKANGKFLADYTKLKSTKQYLQALSNDMKILISLLVIDIQGYGSEQSTWIHPEIAIDLARWVSVEFRIWANRTLMKVMLSTQVEPVQQQEPTHSLALSHEAAQLAMMLGEFAGLEKSLTAQLAVNAATRINPALKPAADELKTAIAVTNVSEDAFLNPTQIGEVVGMSARAVNHCLLNSGLQYRTDDKKIPYRPTESGKQWGRMVPAVAKSSNQTVFQLRWLPEIVKVISQ
- a CDS encoding DUF1392 domain-containing protein translates to MIDHINALQTSWYLSPPWGQTIPPVAVNLLERVFLRTTRTFGYCCGMQWKHECWIYSIDCGKEILHATQNQIIGTGELEAIKVQKPAFVLGERVILCSHDKGTKQRLILGIALVHNSWFYMVELMSPTLINTPTISNRFSLVGEKSLVRVNT
- a CDS encoding MerR family transcriptional regulator; the protein is MHTKWTDEELGIIEAKAELYTPKQIASILKRHGYFRTPIAIATKLWALGYSTSPFLDNYSSAEIARVLCVHSTTVSGWVRRGWLKTSRRSSKRYQVRRWHLKQFFDNPPQHLKKRIASIDSEAINYLLGKQA